One genomic region from Erythrobacter mangrovi encodes:
- the aguB gene encoding N-carbamoylputrescine amidase, with translation MRELTVAVLQLPLARAAEADNIAAVSALVEEAAGKGAQLILPPELFSGEYFCREEDEALFALARPTAEHPSVLAMQELAKKLGVAIPTSFFERDGHHYYNTLAMIGPDGTIMGTYRKSHIPDGPGYEEKYYFRPGNDGFKVWDIPCTGGEVRIGVGICWDQWYPECARVMALKGAEVLLYPTAIGSEPYDADLDTSRMWRRAMIGHAVSNCMPVCAANRIGHEGPEDRAQSFYGHSFISDEWGDLVAEYGAGESGVLIATLDLVRAAKHRAGMGFFRDRRPQLYGRISEDI, from the coding sequence ATGAGAGAACTGACCGTCGCCGTCCTGCAACTGCCGCTCGCCCGCGCCGCGGAAGCGGACAATATCGCCGCCGTTTCGGCCCTGGTCGAAGAGGCCGCGGGCAAGGGCGCCCAGCTGATCCTGCCGCCCGAGCTCTTCTCCGGCGAGTATTTCTGCCGCGAAGAGGACGAGGCGCTGTTCGCGCTGGCCCGCCCGACGGCGGAACACCCCAGCGTGCTGGCGATGCAGGAGCTCGCGAAGAAGCTTGGGGTGGCAATCCCGACCAGCTTCTTCGAACGCGACGGGCATCACTATTACAATACGCTGGCCATGATCGGCCCGGATGGGACGATCATGGGTACCTATCGCAAGAGCCACATTCCCGATGGGCCGGGCTACGAAGAGAAGTACTATTTTCGCCCGGGCAATGACGGCTTCAAGGTGTGGGACATCCCCTGCACCGGCGGCGAAGTCAGGATCGGCGTCGGCATTTGCTGGGACCAGTGGTATCCCGAATGCGCGCGGGTCATGGCGCTCAAGGGCGCCGAGGTCCTGCTCTACCCGACTGCGATCGGATCGGAGCCCTATGACGCAGATCTCGACACCAGCCGCATGTGGCGACGCGCGATGATCGGTCATGCGGTGTCGAATTGCATGCCGGTCTGCGCCGCCAACCGCATCGGCCACGAAGGGCCGGAAGATCGCGCGCAGAGCTTCTACGGCCACAGCTTCATCAGCGATGAATGGGGCGATCTGGTGGCGGAATACGGCGCCGGGGAAAGCGGCGTGCTGATCGCGACGCTCGATCTGGTTCGAGCGGCCAAGCACCGAGCCGGCATGGGCTTCTTCCGCGACCGTCGACCGCAGCTCTACGGCCGGATCAGCGAGGATATCTGA
- a CDS encoding sugar-transfer associated ATP-grasp domain-containing protein has product MTNLGGTSCKTQADEVTISHIWATAINELLGPDVDGGHAGRIQRPTIYININSKGRSLDMIDRLYDFIRFNFAIFPGVFKYKSADFLNEYYLYRNSRHGFVSILLNSVVYLVFSFYVRFRAHRVSGRWVKNAKWRRWSTVVGIRYFTDPNDLAMFNIRTRKQLSDLYRRFEHIGCGRFIDDKMASDPTLFHDKFAFAQFCEEHGIPHPQIFAYVHDGKLDSFRRFDDQQVLIAKPTYGTGGNGVFEVNLEHAARLGDDGLRRFIGRIIDDPSRPYILQQRVYPSSDVAELAIDCLPTARVTTMLNERGEPEVVTSVMRFASQPGTVADNAHLGGLMAAIDPDSGELSAARYRSRQGEFAVHPFNSAQIQGKTLERWAEIKDVALRAHREFLKSFVQIGWDIGLAEQPLVLEINARPDLALAQRASNTLIGSSRYGELISHHISRRISELQAA; this is encoded by the coding sequence TTGACCAATTTGGGTGGCACTTCGTGCAAAACTCAGGCCGATGAGGTGACAATCTCACATATCTGGGCAACGGCCATTAACGAATTATTGGGCCCAGACGTGGATGGCGGCCACGCAGGCCGCATTCAACGCCCAACAATTTACATAAACATCAATTCCAAGGGTCGCAGTTTGGATATGATTGACAGGCTATATGATTTTATAAGGTTTAATTTTGCAATTTTTCCGGGAGTGTTTAAATATAAATCTGCCGATTTCTTAAACGAATACTATCTATACAGGAATTCGCGCCACGGCTTCGTCAGCATACTTCTGAACTCGGTCGTATACCTGGTCTTTTCTTTCTACGTTCGCTTTCGAGCCCACCGGGTCTCTGGGCGGTGGGTGAAGAACGCCAAGTGGCGCCGCTGGTCGACCGTGGTCGGGATTCGGTATTTCACCGATCCCAACGACCTGGCGATGTTCAACATCCGCACCCGCAAGCAACTCTCGGACCTCTATCGGCGTTTCGAGCACATTGGCTGCGGCCGCTTCATCGACGACAAGATGGCGAGCGATCCGACCCTGTTTCACGACAAGTTCGCCTTCGCACAATTCTGCGAAGAGCATGGGATTCCTCACCCGCAGATCTTTGCCTATGTCCACGACGGTAAGCTCGATTCCTTCCGGCGCTTCGACGACCAGCAAGTGCTGATCGCCAAGCCGACCTACGGCACGGGCGGCAACGGGGTGTTCGAGGTCAACCTTGAGCATGCCGCGCGTCTGGGCGACGATGGGCTCAGGCGGTTCATCGGACGGATTATCGACGATCCTTCAAGGCCCTATATCCTCCAGCAACGGGTCTATCCGAGTTCGGATGTCGCCGAACTGGCAATCGACTGCCTGCCGACGGCACGGGTCACGACTATGCTCAACGAACGGGGCGAGCCGGAAGTCGTGACGTCGGTAATGCGCTTCGCGTCGCAGCCCGGCACGGTCGCGGACAATGCGCATCTGGGTGGACTCATGGCCGCGATCGATCCCGACAGCGGCGAACTATCGGCTGCGAGATATCGTTCGCGGCAGGGTGAATTTGCCGTCCATCCATTCAACTCTGCCCAGATCCAGGGGAAGACGCTGGAGCGCTGGGCCGAGATCAAGGATGTTGCGCTCAGAGCGCACAGGGAATTTCTCAAGAGTTTCGTGCAGATCGGATGGGATATCGGTCTCGCCGAGCAGCCGCTGGTGCTCGAGATAAACGCTCGTCCCGACCTCGCGCTCGCGCAGCGCGCTTCGAATACGCTGATCGGCAGCAGTCGTTATGGGGAGTTGATATCCCACCACATCTCCAGGCGGATATCCGAACTGCAGGCGGCGTAG
- a CDS encoding TIR domain-containing protein, whose product MDMDAEEQGQGSEPAPRVFVSYSRTDLLRARPVIDLLVQAGIDVWWDGLLAGGETYLPTTEAALEGADCVVVLWSAASVDSNWVRDEAQSGRDRRRLVPLSLDGTMPPLGFRQFQMIDLTHWNGKPGAPEADKVLQAVYGISGAPAPLPTALSPPTARGLRVSRRTLALGGAGIAGLAAIGVWRMGLLPGARGGRISMAVLPFANLSGDAEQRWFSDGLSNELRAVLARNPHLRVSAPTTSSALGEGGDDDFAAARKLGVANILRGSVQLADMVVRVSCEVIQVSDGLVRWADSFDRKMDDVFALQTEIARTVALSLVSEIAGDAEARDSLAQQEDVGGTTNLAAYEAYLRGHAFYDLSAGVETDRAALAQFDAAIAADPRYGAAHAMRATMLAAVANAMSGKDEIRRFYDDSIASAKRAIELAPDLARGHLALGYALANGRLDPKSALPHYEKARELAPGDADVQRSVAAFYAYGAKAQLGAEIIADVIELDPLNARAFRTAGYIAYLGRDFPQTISRMRQALDLNPKLASSQSMIGNALYLEGDPAGALKAYREEPVAIFALTGEAIALGRLGDRKAAEKAMAQLVADYGDATLYQQAQVRAQWGEQADALTLLERALAMNDPGMLLAPNDGLLDPLRGSPRFRKLLSSLTS is encoded by the coding sequence ATGGACATGGATGCGGAGGAGCAGGGGCAGGGTAGCGAGCCTGCGCCGCGCGTCTTCGTCAGCTATTCCCGTACCGATCTTCTTCGTGCCCGACCCGTCATCGACCTGCTCGTTCAGGCCGGGATCGACGTGTGGTGGGATGGCCTGCTGGCGGGGGGCGAAACCTATCTTCCGACGACCGAGGCGGCACTCGAAGGGGCCGATTGCGTAGTGGTGCTGTGGTCGGCGGCGTCGGTCGATTCCAACTGGGTACGCGACGAGGCGCAGAGCGGGCGCGATCGGCGGCGGCTCGTCCCCCTGTCGCTCGACGGGACCATGCCACCACTGGGGTTCCGCCAGTTCCAGATGATCGATCTCACGCACTGGAATGGCAAGCCGGGCGCTCCCGAGGCGGACAAGGTCCTCCAGGCGGTCTACGGCATCAGCGGCGCCCCAGCGCCACTGCCAACGGCGCTGAGCCCACCAACAGCACGCGGGCTGCGCGTCTCCCGCCGGACACTGGCGCTGGGTGGAGCGGGCATCGCCGGGCTTGCCGCGATTGGCGTGTGGCGCATGGGGCTCTTGCCGGGCGCTCGCGGGGGCAGGATTTCAATGGCCGTCCTGCCCTTTGCCAATCTTTCCGGCGATGCAGAGCAGCGCTGGTTTTCCGACGGCCTCTCCAACGAACTGCGCGCGGTACTGGCTCGCAATCCACACCTGCGGGTATCGGCTCCGACGACATCCTCTGCACTGGGGGAGGGCGGGGACGACGATTTCGCCGCCGCGCGCAAACTGGGTGTGGCCAATATCCTGCGTGGCAGCGTGCAATTGGCAGACATGGTCGTACGCGTGTCCTGCGAGGTGATTCAGGTATCCGACGGTCTGGTTCGCTGGGCCGACAGTTTCGATCGAAAGATGGACGACGTCTTCGCACTCCAGACCGAAATTGCGCGCACCGTGGCATTGTCGCTGGTGTCCGAGATCGCCGGTGACGCGGAGGCGCGCGACAGCCTGGCGCAACAGGAGGACGTGGGCGGGACGACCAACCTTGCCGCCTATGAAGCCTATCTGCGAGGGCATGCGTTCTACGACCTCTCAGCCGGCGTCGAGACCGACCGCGCCGCGCTGGCCCAGTTCGATGCGGCGATTGCAGCCGATCCGCGCTACGGAGCAGCGCATGCCATGCGCGCGACCATGCTCGCCGCGGTGGCCAATGCGATGTCCGGCAAAGACGAAATCCGTCGGTTCTATGACGATTCCATTGCCTCGGCGAAACGGGCCATCGAACTCGCGCCCGATCTTGCACGGGGCCATCTGGCGCTGGGTTATGCGTTGGCCAACGGCCGTCTCGACCCAAAGTCGGCGCTGCCGCATTACGAAAAGGCGCGCGAACTTGCTCCGGGGGATGCCGACGTCCAGCGGTCGGTCGCCGCCTTCTACGCCTATGGCGCGAAAGCGCAGCTGGGTGCCGAGATCATTGCGGATGTGATCGAGCTCGATCCGCTCAACGCACGGGCTTTCCGCACGGCTGGCTACATTGCCTACCTTGGGCGGGATTTCCCGCAGACCATCAGCCGCATGCGGCAAGCGCTGGACCTGAACCCCAAGCTTGCCAGCTCGCAATCGATGATCGGCAATGCCCTCTACCTGGAAGGGGACCCTGCAGGGGCTCTCAAGGCCTATCGCGAAGAACCGGTCGCGATCTTCGCCTTGACCGGCGAAGCAATTGCCCTGGGTCGATTGGGTGACCGCAAGGCCGCGGAGAAGGCAATGGCGCAACTGGTGGCCGACTATGGTGATGCGACACTCTATCAACAGGCACAGGTGCGCGCGCAGTGGGGCGAACAGGCCGATGCCTTGACCCTGCTCGAACGCGCGTTGGCGATGAACGATCCGGGCATGCTCCTGGCGCCAAACGATGGATTGCTCGACCCGCTGCGCGGCTCGCCGCGCTTCCGCAAGTTGCTTTCGTCGCTGACGTCATGA
- a CDS encoding class I SAM-dependent methyltransferase: MRYLVASCFAAALLASTAPAAAQESHPNHGLSDQIPNVILGPSEDGIGSAQAAKRMESVLAAPRRDKDRVRDVWRHPAETLAFFQVEPGMTVVDYIPGGGWYTRILAPYLGPKGLYIGLTPDPRVADSDDRSDYYTRLPGRFREGVPGWSLAGAPVAIYGSQELPAALKGQVDRVLIFREMHNMLRTGVLYAELVRMRELLAEDGLLGIVQHRAKADAPSDYTLGGNGYMRERDVIALVEAHGFELVESSEINANPRDTADHEGGVWRLAPVWSGRKAELKDIGESDRMTLLFRKR; this comes from the coding sequence ATGCGTTACCTGGTCGCTTCCTGTTTCGCCGCCGCTCTGCTCGCGTCTACGGCTCCCGCCGCTGCACAGGAGAGTCATCCAAACCACGGCCTATCCGACCAAATTCCCAATGTAATTCTGGGACCTAGCGAGGACGGGATAGGCTCGGCACAGGCTGCCAAGCGGATGGAAAGCGTGCTCGCCGCGCCGCGCCGCGACAAGGATCGTGTGCGCGATGTTTGGCGGCATCCGGCCGAAACGCTGGCCTTCTTCCAGGTCGAGCCGGGCATGACTGTGGTCGACTACATTCCGGGCGGTGGCTGGTATACGCGCATCCTGGCACCGTATCTCGGTCCGAAGGGGCTCTACATCGGGCTGACCCCGGACCCGCGCGTCGCCGACAGCGACGATCGGAGCGATTACTACACCAGGCTCCCGGGGCGGTTCCGCGAAGGCGTGCCCGGCTGGTCGCTGGCCGGTGCGCCGGTCGCGATTTACGGATCGCAGGAGCTGCCGGCTGCGCTCAAGGGCCAGGTCGATCGCGTGCTGATCTTCCGCGAGATGCACAACATGCTGCGGACCGGCGTACTCTATGCCGAGCTTGTCCGAATGCGCGAGCTGTTGGCCGAGGATGGCCTGCTCGGCATCGTGCAGCATCGCGCCAAGGCCGATGCGCCGAGCGACTACACGCTTGGCGGCAACGGATATATGCGCGAACGCGATGTGATCGCCTTGGTCGAGGCGCATGGTTTCGAACTGGTCGAGAGCAGCGAGATCAACGCCAATCCCCGCGATACCGCCGATCACGAAGGCGGCGTATGGCGGCTTGCCCCTGTCTGGTCGGGACGCAAGGCAGAGCTCAAGGATATTGGCGAAAGCGATCGCATGACGCTGCTGTTCCGCAAGCGCTGA
- a CDS encoding DapH/DapD/GlmU-related protein, producing MGPLDARQARSRTGGPSFPLGNRLARVVWQACWLVLARWTPPPLHRWRVLLLRLFGARVGRGCRVHASVQVWLPAQLELGDNVLIGPGAILYNQGRIAIGNDSVVSQRAHLCASTHDVEDPDFQLVVRPIALGERCWVAAEAFVGPGVTMGDGAVLAARGALFDDADPWTVYRGNPATALKPRALRAGAA from the coding sequence GTGGGACCACTCGATGCACGGCAGGCGCGCAGCCGCACGGGTGGCCCGTCGTTCCCACTCGGCAACCGGCTGGCGCGCGTGGTGTGGCAAGCGTGCTGGCTGGTGCTGGCACGCTGGACGCCGCCCCCGCTCCATCGCTGGAGGGTCTTGCTACTTCGACTGTTCGGAGCGCGCGTCGGGCGGGGGTGCCGGGTCCATGCCAGCGTGCAGGTGTGGCTCCCCGCGCAGCTCGAACTGGGCGACAATGTCCTGATCGGTCCTGGCGCCATCCTCTACAATCAGGGCCGCATTGCCATCGGCAATGACAGCGTAGTCTCACAGCGCGCTCACCTTTGCGCGAGCACCCATGATGTCGAGGATCCGGATTTCCAGCTGGTTGTCCGCCCGATTGCGCTGGGCGAGCGGTGTTGGGTCGCGGCCGAAGCTTTCGTCGGCCCGGGCGTCACCATGGGCGACGGAGCCGTGCTGGCGGCACGCGGCGCGCTGTTCGACGACGCCGATCCTTGGACCGTTTATCGAGGGAACCCTGCTACCGCGCTAAAGCCGCGCGCGCTGCGAGCTGGCGCAGCGTAA
- a CDS encoding trypsin-like serine protease produces MPLASWKWLAGAMLLAGALAMPGPAKAQDLVATQRQVNGPDIDPPPELIKEWERKARANAKACKRQDSAACVGLAYAYLKGQGVKQVRPIATVLYGEACELGNLDGCARQADIMIQGSDGGDPDPERGTAIADAACREGSDEACLVLARTLLDSDPAQADHGLALTLLDNVCRKGNAEACERAAWKHEYSPQADQWQAGEYYYLACLAGSWQGCRQSGQRAWNGIGIAPDPNLATFLIERGCEIDKDADCELARNLRQEPVLSARCDGGDLAACATLGEVLVSSMPVIDGTDRAHEVLVRACDAGEESACPRAAELQLGKAGVAGSPEAERAIQLLERACRPDNEAAQRACLTLGKEFLRGQIVEPNPTRAAELFMPLCRAGSWEACEYLPIIASEVPGIEMIAADTTYLPPVASGDEPSGTVREMERKPSAGTGCIVNQERYRGKLYVDRICRKIAYSINGFRLRRGQAPWQALLWRPQSLAGMSLSQQQRVMCGGTIIRTGWVLTAAHCLTDQGKDIVAAGHEVRLGVYNPREAEGTSYPILRAIPHPSFDPATYAFDIALVQYDPDRGAKQGMTSPITRLTLDPLELGKRAIKAGMEVYTYGWGWTRPEDGQSTDNLRGAKMELTSEERCTRITSYRGSALNAALCAGGKQGQQACKGDSGGGLVYYGDADKVPKVIGVVSAGRACGTVGEPSRYTRVAKVRDWLEQYIGPLSRR; encoded by the coding sequence ATGCCTCTTGCATCGTGGAAATGGCTTGCTGGAGCGATGCTCTTGGCCGGGGCGTTGGCGATGCCCGGTCCGGCAAAGGCTCAGGACCTTGTCGCCACCCAGCGTCAGGTCAACGGTCCCGACATCGACCCGCCCCCCGAACTGATCAAGGAATGGGAACGCAAGGCCAGGGCCAATGCCAAGGCCTGTAAGCGCCAGGATTCCGCAGCCTGTGTCGGATTGGCCTACGCTTATCTGAAGGGGCAAGGGGTCAAGCAGGTGCGCCCGATCGCCACGGTGCTCTATGGCGAAGCCTGCGAACTCGGCAATCTCGACGGCTGCGCGCGTCAGGCCGACATAATGATACAAGGTAGCGATGGGGGCGATCCCGATCCGGAACGGGGCACAGCCATCGCCGATGCGGCCTGCCGCGAGGGGAGTGATGAAGCATGCCTGGTGCTCGCCCGCACGCTGCTCGACAGCGACCCCGCCCAGGCCGACCATGGCCTGGCCTTGACACTGCTCGACAACGTCTGCCGCAAAGGCAATGCCGAAGCCTGCGAGAGAGCCGCTTGGAAGCATGAATATAGCCCGCAGGCCGATCAGTGGCAGGCGGGTGAATACTACTACCTGGCCTGCCTGGCCGGGTCATGGCAGGGTTGTCGGCAATCGGGCCAGCGCGCCTGGAACGGCATCGGCATCGCACCCGACCCGAACCTGGCCACTTTCCTGATCGAGCGCGGCTGCGAGATCGACAAGGATGCGGATTGCGAACTCGCCCGCAATCTTCGCCAGGAACCGGTGCTGTCCGCGCGATGCGATGGCGGTGATCTGGCTGCCTGCGCGACGCTCGGCGAAGTGCTGGTGTCGAGCATGCCGGTGATCGACGGGACTGACCGGGCCCACGAAGTGCTGGTACGTGCCTGTGACGCGGGTGAGGAGAGCGCCTGCCCTCGTGCCGCCGAATTGCAGTTGGGCAAGGCTGGCGTGGCCGGATCGCCAGAGGCGGAGCGCGCAATCCAGCTGCTCGAACGTGCCTGCCGCCCGGACAATGAAGCCGCGCAAAGGGCGTGCCTTACGCTCGGGAAAGAGTTTTTGAGGGGACAGATCGTCGAACCCAACCCGACGCGTGCGGCCGAGTTGTTCATGCCGCTTTGTCGCGCGGGGTCGTGGGAGGCTTGCGAGTACCTGCCCATTATCGCATCGGAAGTGCCGGGCATCGAGATGATCGCCGCCGATACCACCTATCTTCCACCCGTGGCATCGGGCGACGAACCATCTGGCACGGTTCGCGAAATGGAGCGCAAGCCCAGCGCCGGAACCGGCTGCATCGTCAACCAGGAACGCTACCGCGGAAAGCTCTATGTCGACCGGATCTGCCGCAAGATTGCCTATTCGATCAATGGGTTCCGCCTCAGGCGCGGACAGGCCCCGTGGCAAGCTCTGTTATGGCGGCCACAATCTCTGGCCGGCATGTCCCTGTCGCAGCAGCAGCGGGTCATGTGCGGCGGAACAATCATCCGGACCGGATGGGTCCTGACGGCCGCACATTGCCTGACCGACCAGGGCAAGGATATCGTGGCGGCGGGGCACGAGGTCCGCCTGGGCGTCTATAACCCGCGCGAGGCCGAGGGGACGAGCTACCCCATCCTGCGCGCCATCCCCCATCCCTCTTTCGACCCCGCCACCTACGCCTTCGATATCGCGCTGGTCCAATACGACCCCGATCGCGGTGCGAAGCAAGGCATGACGAGCCCAATCACCAGGCTGACTCTCGATCCGCTTGAACTCGGCAAGCGGGCGATCAAGGCTGGTATGGAAGTCTATACCTATGGCTGGGGCTGGACCCGGCCCGAAGATGGCCAGTCGACCGACAATTTGCGCGGGGCGAAGATGGAGCTGACCAGCGAGGAGCGCTGCACCCGCATCACCAGCTACCGCGGAAGTGCGCTGAACGCGGCGCTCTGCGCGGGCGGAAAACAGGGCCAGCAGGCTTGCAAGGGCGATAGCGGCGGCGGGCTTGTCTATTACGGCGACGCCGACAAGGTTCCCAAGGTGATCGGGGTGGTCAGCGCTGGCCGGGCCTGCGGAACCGTCGGCGAACCTAGTCGCTATACGCGCGTGGCGAAGGTTCGCGACTGGCTCGAGCAGTATATCGGGCCGCTGTCGCGCCGCTAG
- the folK gene encoding 2-amino-4-hydroxy-6-hydroxymethyldihydropteridine diphosphokinase: MSEAYVLALGSNMRVPGIGGPRAVIAAALIALEHEGIALRVASRIVDSAPVGPSRRRYTNAAVVVETELAPPELLTRLQQIERAFGRNRRGQPWRARPLDLDIVAWNGGIWVSPGLVVPHPRFRERGFVLTPAAQIAPAWRDPVSGLTLRQLAARAALAR; this comes from the coding sequence ATGAGCGAGGCCTATGTCCTTGCTCTGGGTTCCAACATGCGGGTGCCGGGTATTGGCGGGCCGCGCGCGGTCATTGCTGCAGCCTTGATCGCGCTCGAACACGAGGGGATCGCGCTAAGGGTCGCTTCTCGTATCGTCGACAGCGCTCCTGTCGGCCCTTCGCGGCGCCGCTATACCAACGCTGCGGTGGTCGTGGAGACAGAGCTGGCTCCGCCGGAGCTCCTCACCCGGTTGCAGCAGATCGAACGGGCGTTCGGCAGGAACAGGCGCGGCCAACCCTGGCGCGCGCGACCGCTCGATCTGGATATCGTGGCCTGGAATGGCGGGATCTGGGTCTCGCCGGGTCTGGTGGTGCCACACCCGCGTTTTCGCGAGCGGGGCTTTGTGCTGACTCCGGCTGCGCAGATCGCCCCCGCATGGCGCGACCCGGTGAGTGGGCTTACGCTGCGCCAGCTCGCAGCGCGCGCGGCTTTAGCGCGGTAG